Genomic segment of Pseudomonas iranensis:
AGCGGTCGACTGTTGCACCTGTTGCGCCACTTCAATCGGCGCGTCGGTCTTGTTCGCCCACAGGCTCTGCGCGTAACCGGTGGTTACCACGCCCAGGCCAAACAAAATTACCAAAGTCCATAGCAAATCCGGTTTGCGTTTCATCGATTGCCCCCCTCAAGGCACATCATCACGATGACAGCAGCGGTTTCCGTTCGTAGGCCGTGCAGCAGCGTCAAGCTTTAAAGGCCGGCATTTTGCGGCAACGTGAACCTGTGCGCAAACGCTGACGTCAACCGACTGTCGGTTTGTCATAAAATTGCCCGACAACCTGCCCAATGACCGCTTCAGGAGCATACGACATGGCCTACTGGCTGATGAAATCAGAGCCCGACGAACTCTCGATCAAGGGTCTGGAAAAGCTCGGCAAGGCGCGCTGGGACGGGGTTCGCAACTATCAGGCACGCAACTTCCTGCGGGCGATGGCGGTCGGTGACGAGTTCTTTTTCTACCATTCCAGCTGCCCCGAGCCGGGGATTGCCGGGATCGGCAAAATTATTGAAGCAGCGTATCCCGATCCGACGGCGCTGGAGCCAGACAGTCACTACTTCGATCCGAAAGCTACGCCGGAGAAAAATGCCTGGAGCGCGATCGATGTCGAGCATGTCGAGACGTTCAAACGGGTGTTGAAGCTCGATTATCTGAAGCAGCAGACGGCGCTGGCGGAGCTGCCGCTGGTGCAGAAGGGCTCACGGTTGTCGGTGATGCCGGTTACACCAGAACAGTGGGCGGCAGTCATCGCGCTCAAACCCTGATTCATTTTTGCCTGATAAATAGCTTTCGCGAGCAGGCTCGCTCCCACAGGGTTATTCGGTGAATGCAAAAATGTGCATCACCACCAATCCACTGTGGGAGCGAGCCTGCTCGCGAAGAGGCCTGCCCGGACAGCGAATGAATTACTGAATGATCAGGTTGTTGAACAACAGATCCTCAACAACAGGCTTGCCGGTCTCGTCATTCATGACCTGCTGGGTCTGCTTCAACGCTTCCTGCCGCAGCTTTTCCTTGCCTTCAATGCTGCCCATCGCCTCGGTCGACTGCTGAGTGAACAGCGCCACCAACTGATTGCGGATCAGCGGCTCGTTGGCCTTCACCAGTTTGGTCGCCTCTTCGCCGGTTACGCGCAGGGCCACATCGGCCTTGTAGACCTTGAGCTTGGCGGTGCCGTCCAGGCCATAGTTGCCGACGAACGGCGGGCTCAGGGTGATGTAATTGACCTTCGGCGCCTCGCCTTCTTTGGCTTCTTCGGCCAGTGCTGCCACAGGCAGAGACAGGGCCAGCAACAACATGATCCACGCTTTCACAATTCGCTCCTTATCCGGTTTGCGGCCTAGCATAACGACCCGCCGCGCAAGCACAAGCTTATGGCTGACTATCAGGGCCGGGCATGCTCGTTGACCCGTTGATTCACACACCTACACTTATCGGCCATCACTCCCAAAGGAATAGCCCTGATGAAAGCCGTGCTGTGCAAAGCCTTCGGCCCTGCCGAATCGCTGGTGCTGGAAGACGTCGCCAGTCCTGTCGCCAAAAAGAATGAAATCCTGCTGGACGTGCACGCCGCCGGAGTCAATTTCCCGGACACGCTGATCATCGAGGGCAAGTACCAGTTCAAACCGCCCTTCCCGTTTTCGCCGGGCGGTGAAGCGGCGGGCGTGGTGCGTGAAGTCGGCGAAAAGGTCAGCCATCTGAAAGTCGGCGACCGGGTCATGGCCCTGACTGGCTGGGGCAGTTTTGCCGAGCAGGTTGCGGTGCCGGGCTACAACGTGTTGCCGATTCCGCCGTCGATGGACTTCAACATTGCCGCTGCATTCAGCATGACCTACGGCACGTCGATGCACGCGCTCAAACAACGCGCCAACCTGCAACCGGGCGAAACCCTGCTGGTGCTCGGCGCATCCGGTGGTGTCGGCCTCGCCGCCGTGGAGATCGGCAAAGCCATGGGCGCCCGGGTGATCGCCGCCGCCAGCAGCGCCGAAAAACTCGCGGTGGCCAAGGCTGCCGGCGCCCATGAACTGATCAACTACAGCGAAGCCAGCCTCAAGGACGAGATCAAACGCC
This window contains:
- a CDS encoding EVE domain-containing protein produces the protein MAYWLMKSEPDELSIKGLEKLGKARWDGVRNYQARNFLRAMAVGDEFFFYHSSCPEPGIAGIGKIIEAAYPDPTALEPDSHYFDPKATPEKNAWSAIDVEHVETFKRVLKLDYLKQQTALAELPLVQKGSRLSVMPVTPEQWAAVIALKP
- a CDS encoding NADPH:quinone oxidoreductase family protein, whose product is MKAVLCKAFGPAESLVLEDVASPVAKKNEILLDVHAAGVNFPDTLIIEGKYQFKPPFPFSPGGEAAGVVREVGEKVSHLKVGDRVMALTGWGSFAEQVAVPGYNVLPIPPSMDFNIAAAFSMTYGTSMHALKQRANLQPGETLLVLGASGGVGLAAVEIGKAMGARVIAAASSAEKLAVAKAAGAHELINYSEASLKDEIKRLTDGQGADVIYDPVGGDLFDQAIRAIAWNGRLLVVGFASGRIPELPVNLALLKGAAVLGVFWGSFAQRQPQDNAANFQQLFAWFAEGKLKPLVSQVYPLSNAAQAINDLGQRKAVGKVVVQVR
- a CDS encoding flagellar basal body-associated protein FliL, giving the protein MKAWIMLLLALSLPVAALAEEAKEGEAPKVNYITLSPPFVGNYGLDGTAKLKVYKADVALRVTGEEATKLVKANEPLIRNQLVALFTQQSTEAMGSIEGKEKLRQEALKQTQQVMNDETGKPVVEDLLFNNLIIQ